The following are from one region of the Corythoichthys intestinalis isolate RoL2023-P3 chromosome 17, ASM3026506v1, whole genome shotgun sequence genome:
- the LOC130905392 gene encoding DNA repair protein XRCC4-like, with protein sequence MHSSVREILISSEPDSPYFLRVDGSGWDTASGFRLLLSDGRHAWRGEASEASVCQEAAELEMPEDKYIQDLREALTGEGSPASYRLTLLPSPPDGGAELTLTYHKVQKDISFRLGSVMLNPVPEPREAVRALLTYSLERGTSLERHNQELREQNRRLGREHGRIAAELKRYAIGREELETELYSRFVVVLNEKKAKIRSLQEKLKALQEVRSDKTDLENDEYAGSTDEDAEAAPDAAAAAASDEARPCSPTPLDDITDVAPNRKRRFRHRGAPADTAVKRPHARNTPLAATDPLPLRRPDEEEDLFEDF encoded by the exons ATGCACTCGTCAGTCCGAGAAATCCTCATCTCATCCGAGCCGGACTCCCCCTACTTCCTCCGCGTGGACGGGAGCGGTTGGGACACTGCGTCCGGCTTCCGGCTGCTGCTAAGCGACGGACGCCACGCGTGGAGAGGTGAAG CGAGCGAGGCCTCTGTGTGCCAGGAGGCGGCGGAACTAGAGATGCCCGAAGACAAGTACATTCAGGACCTACGGGAGGCGCTCACAGGGGAGGGTAGCCCGGCCTCTTACCGCTTGACATTGTTGCCGTCACCACCCGACGGCGGCGCCGAGCTCACGCTGACCTACCACAAAGTCCAGAAGGACATCTCG TTCAGGTTGGGCTCGGTGATGCTGAACCCCGTTCCGGAGCCGCGGGAGGCCGTGAGAGCTTTGCTGACTTACAGTCTGGAGAGAGGAACCTCTCTGGAGCGCCATAACCAGGAGCTCCGGGAGCAGAACCGACGGCTGGGACGAGAACACGGCCGCATCGCCGCAGA GCTAAAGCGCTACGCAATCGGGAGAGAGGAGCTGGAGACGGAACTTTACTCTCGCTTTGTCGTGGTCCTCAATGAAAAGAAAGCGAAAATCCGCAGCCTGCAGGAAAAGCTCAAGGCGCTACAGGAAGTCAG GAGCGACAAGACTGATCTGGAAAACGACGAGTACGCTGGCAGCACCGATGAAGACGCCGAAGCTGCGCCAGATGCCGCTGCGGCAGCGGCTTCTGACG AGGCGAGGCCCTGCTCCCCCACCCCGTTGGACGACATCACGGACGTGGCGCCCAATCGGAAGCGGCGTTTCCGCCACCGGGGAGCCCCTGCGGACACGGCCGTCAAGCGACCGCATGCAAG GAACACCCCACTGGCGGCAACCGATCCGCTGCCGCTGCGCCGCCCGGATGAAGAGGAGGACCTCTTTGAGGACTTCTAA
- the zcchc9 gene encoding zinc finger CCHC domain-containing protein 9 isoform X1, whose protein sequence is MTRWARANNVHKHKAADATPWSRLKATGGRAQGSRAPAVQLAADGRKKKKKKDYADQDVNGFLEFLQQNGHSSATVEPKELKREVEVALRKDHRRENRRIKRQTDKKSQMLCFNCRKPGHGLADCPEAERERETGAGICYRCGSAEHDIQRCRAKVDPAVGDYPYAKCFICGQTGHLSRSCPDNPKGLYAQGGSCRTCGSVEHFQKDCPQRQASAESMTLTLGWLSNNMSADHQDVHVPAVTQSKAKHSKVVFF, encoded by the exons ATGACCAGGTGGGCGCGAGCCAACAACGTCCACAAGCACAAGGCGGCCGACGCCACGCCGTGGAGTCGGCTGAAGGCGACGGGAGGTCGAGCCCAGGGGAGCCGGGCTCCGGCGGTACAACTCGCCGCCGAtgggaggaaaaagaagaagaagaaggacTACGCGGATCAGGACGTCAACGGCTTTCTGGAGTTTCTGCAGCAGAACGGCCATTCCTCTGCGACGGTAGAGCCGAAGGAACTGAAGCGGGAGGTGGAGGTGGCCTTGAGGAAGGACCACAGGAGAGAAAACAGAAGGATCAAGAGGCAGACGGACAAGAAGAGCCAAATG CTGTGCTTCAACTGTAGAAAGCCCGGCCACGGCCTTGCTGACTGCCCCGAGGCCGAGCGGGAGCGGGAGACGGGCGCTGGCATCTGCTACCGCTGCGGCTCGGCGGAGCACGACATCCAGCGTTGCCGGGCCAAAGTGGACCCCGCAGTAG GCGACTACCCTTACGCCAAGTGCTTCATCTGCGGTCAGACGGGACATTTGTCACGCTCGTGCCCGGACAACCCCAAAGGCCTCTACGCCCAAG GTGGAAGCTGTCGGACGTGCGGATCGGTGGAACATTTTCAGAAGGACTGTCCACAACGTCAAGCCTCAG CCGAGAGCATGACGCTGACGCTGGGCTGGTTGTCCAACAACATGAGTGCGGACCATCAGGACGTGCATGTTCCTGCCGTGACACAGAGCAAAGCCAAGCACAGCAAAGTGGTCTTCTTCTGA
- the zcchc9 gene encoding zinc finger CCHC domain-containing protein 9 isoform X2, whose protein sequence is MTRWARANNVHKHKAADATPWSRLKATGGRAQGSRAPAVQLAADGRKKKKKKDYADQDVNGFLEFLQQNGHSSATVEPKELKREVEVALRKDHRRENRRIKRQTDKKSQMLCFNCRKPGHGLADCPEAERERETGAGICYRCGSAEHDIQRCRAKVDPAATTLTPSASSAVRRDICHARARTTPKASTPKVEAVGRADRWNIFRRTVHNVKPQPRA, encoded by the exons ATGACCAGGTGGGCGCGAGCCAACAACGTCCACAAGCACAAGGCGGCCGACGCCACGCCGTGGAGTCGGCTGAAGGCGACGGGAGGTCGAGCCCAGGGGAGCCGGGCTCCGGCGGTACAACTCGCCGCCGAtgggaggaaaaagaagaagaagaaggacTACGCGGATCAGGACGTCAACGGCTTTCTGGAGTTTCTGCAGCAGAACGGCCATTCCTCTGCGACGGTAGAGCCGAAGGAACTGAAGCGGGAGGTGGAGGTGGCCTTGAGGAAGGACCACAGGAGAGAAAACAGAAGGATCAAGAGGCAGACGGACAAGAAGAGCCAAATG CTGTGCTTCAACTGTAGAAAGCCCGGCCACGGCCTTGCTGACTGCCCCGAGGCCGAGCGGGAGCGGGAGACGGGCGCTGGCATCTGCTACCGCTGCGGCTCGGCGGAGCACGACATCCAGCGTTGCCGGGCCAAAGTGGACCCCGCA GCGACTACCCTTACGCCAAGTGCTTCATCTGCGGTCAGACGGGACATTTGTCACGCTCGTGCCCGGACAACCCCAAAGGCCTCTACGCCCAAG GTGGAAGCTGTCGGACGTGCGGATCGGTGGAACATTTTCAGAAGGACTGTCCACAACGTCAAGCCTCAG CCGAGAGCATGA